Proteins encoded by one window of Hylaeus volcanicus isolate JK05 chromosome 7, UHH_iyHylVolc1.0_haploid, whole genome shotgun sequence:
- the LOC128879774 gene encoding N-alpha-acetyltransferase 80 isoform X2 encodes MTTIDKEYVIVPIHQRQDLIQDCCTLLNSEWPRSESARLKSLSVSCDEFPTCLILIDKNDKVLGHCKISLIPRLRHSCFIQSVIIDYGYRSQGLGSRLLRGAEEYVAKKGIKNVLLITKGQEVFYFKNGYKTCDPFKAYGINDVVYSTAAFTKAKLKEKCTQCSGPPPPPMPNFQVPKFFDLSVIAHRTHMIKNLSS; translated from the exons ATGACAACCATTGACAAGGAATATGTTATAGTACCCATTCATCAACGACAAGATTTGATCCAGGATTGTTGCACATTACTTAATTCTGAATGGCCACGAAGCGAGTCTGCACG GTTAAAATCTCTAAGTGTATCATGCGATGAATTCCCCACTTGTCTCATACTTATTGATAAGAATGACAAAGTTCTTGGtcattgtaaaatatcattaataccCAGATTACGTCATAGTTGTTTCATACAGTCAG TTATAATTGATTATGGATATAGATCTCAAGGACTTGGATCTAGACTGCTGCGTGGGGCAGAAGAATATGTAgcaaaaaaaggaattaaaaatgtattattaataactaaagGCCAAGAagttttttactttaaaaatggATACAAAACGTGTGATCCATTTAAAGCATATGGAATTAATGATGTTGTATATTCTACTGCAGCATTTACTAAAGCAAagcttaaagaaaaatgtacgcAATGTTCTGGCCCACCACCTCCTCCAATGCCAAACTTTCAAGTGCCAAAGTTTTTTGATTTAAGTGTAATAGCTCACAGAACGCatatgataaaaaatttatcatcgtaa
- the LOC128879770 gene encoding complement component 1 Q subcomponent-binding protein, mitochondrial produces MNGIIRNTLRTSAIRNLFSSTSGTGIVNNQLRTLWNLHSRQTEVAPLSSIKAFKHHNVFCNCGCCRSVHTKGEKELVEFLAEEIVAEKKAQKLKTIPTELDGFKVSLDGANVTLEKKQDNETVKITFNINHTVDSESEPDIDMTSNNADIGEMKSKPNFQVDVVRGNQTLGFTCSFNNEPGASGASDDYNDIFGIDEITLYEGEHSDKVYAVAGEIIDGYLYDLLMNYLEEKGISNEFAEKLVELSTNYEHTAYVSLLEGLSRFTSGK; encoded by the exons ATGAATGGTATCATAAGAAATACGTTGCGTACGTCGGCGATTAGGAATCTTTTCTCGTCAACTTCGGGCACGGGTATTGTAAATAATCAATTGAGAACATTGTGGAATCTTCACTCTCGACAAACCGAAGTTGCACCCCTCTCTTCGATAAAAGCATTTAAACACCACAATGTCTTTTGCAATTGTGGCTGTTGCAGAAGCGTCCACACAAAAG GTGAAAAAGAACTCGTAGAATTTTTAGCTGAAGAAATTGTAGCAGAGAAAAAGGCACAAAAGCTAAAAACTATTCCTACAGAATTAGATGGATTCAAAGTATCTTTAGATGGTGCCAATGTTACTTTAGAGAAGAAGCAAGATAATGAGac agttaaaattacatttaatataaaccACACTGTTGATTCCGAGTCGGAACCAGACATTGATATGACCAGCAATAATGCAGACATCGgtgaaatgaaaagtaaaccAAACTTTCAAGTTGATGTAGTAAGAGGGAATCAAACTCTTGGATTCACCTGTTCATTTAACAATGAACCTGGAGCATCTGGTGCCAGTGATGATTACA ATGATATTTTTGGCATTGATGAAATCACTTTGTATGAAGGTGAACACAGTGACAAAGTTTATGCAGTTGCTGGTGAAATCATTGATGGA TATCTGTATGACTTGCTGATGAACTACCTTGAGGAGAAAGGCATCTCCAACGAATTTGCGGAGAAACTAGTGGAACTTAGTACGAATTACGAACACACGGCATACGTTAGCCTGTTAGAAGGTCTCTCAAGATTCACTTctggaaagtaa
- the LOC128879775 gene encoding flavin reductase (NADPH), producing the protein MNRIVIFGATGNTGLCALNTAINKGLDVRVFVRDETKLPANVKDKVEVVVGNVTNAEQVSNAIKDRDAVAVVLGTRNDLSPTTVLSQGMKNIIDAMKTHNVEILSVCLSAFLFYKPEAVPAIFKDLNADHQRMFDLLKESGLKWIAVLPPHIADAPSSKYVIKHDESPGRAISKHDLGAFLIESLQQSEHYQKVCGIATVS; encoded by the exons ATGAACCGAATAGTGATATTTGGAGCTACAGGAAATACTGGATTATGTGCTTTAAATACTGCTATAAACAAAG GATTAGATGTAAGGGTGTTTGTGAGGGATGAAACAAAATTGCCAGCAAATGTGAAAGACAAAGTAGAAGTTGTTGTCGGTAATGTTACAAATGCAGAACAAGTGTCAAATGCAATAAAGGATAGAGATGCTGTGGCTGTTGTGCTTGGTACACGAAATGACTTGA gtCCAACCACTGTGTTGTCCCAGggcatgaaaaatataatagatgCTATGAAAACACAtaatgtagaaatattatCTGTTTGTTTATCTG catttttattctataaacCTGAAGCAGTACCTGCTATATTCAAAGACTTAAATGCAGACCATCAACGTATGTTTGACCTTCTCAAGGAAAGTGGACTAAAATGGATTGCAGTATTACCACCCCACATTGCTG atgCACCCAGTTCGAAGTATGTAATCAAGCACGACGAATCTCCGGGCCGTGCAATATCGAAACATGATTTGGGTGCTTTCCTTATTGAAAGCCTTCAACAATCAGAACATTATCAAAAAGTTTGCGGTATTGCAActgtttcataa
- the LOC128879768 gene encoding hydroxymethylglutaryl-CoA synthase 1, translating to MWPKDVGIRALEVYFPAQYVDQAELEQFDGVAAGKYTIGLGQSKMGFCNDREDINSLCLTVVHRLMDRYAIKPKDIGRLEVGTETIIDKSKSVKSVLMQLFEPYGCTDMEGVDSTNACYGGTAALFNAVSWVESSAWDGRLALVVAGDNAVYSSGSARPTGGAGAVAMIVGPDAPLVIDRGIRSSYMKHAYDFYKPNLKSEYPIVDGKLSIECYFSAVDNCYQTYCEKVKKKYKKSVTIDSFDAFLFHCPFCKLVQKSFGRLAFNDFLNTPKDKVSEKYPELVKFHNLKLEDTYSDKDIEKAFVSLSKANFTQKTEPSLFLANQVGNMYTPSVYSGLASLLINRPIKELAGAKVGVFSYGSGFCSTMYSITITKEAEEGSSLMKIISSLSYIKPQLNARQKVSPVDYTKVLEWREQNCHTVPFSPQSSIAALFPGTYYLEKVDEKYRRTYKRV from the coding sequence ATGTGGCCAAAAGATGTTGGTATCAGGGCACTGGAAGTGTACTTTCCTGCTCAATATGTTGACCAAGCAGAGCTCGAACAATTCGATGGTGTGGCTGCTGGAAAGTACACTATTGGATTGGGCCAGAGCAAGATGGGTTTCTGCAATGACCGTGAAGACATTAATTCGTTGTGTTTGACAGTGGTGCATCGATTGATGGATAGGTATGCCATAAAGCCAAAGGATATCGGTAGATTAGAAGTTGGAACAGAAACAATAATAGACAAAAGCAAGTCTGTTAAGTCTGTTCTTATGCAGCTGTTTGAACCATACGGTTGTACCGACATGGAAGGAGTGGATTCTACCAATGCATGCTATGGAGGTACAGCTGCCCTTTTCAATGCTGTGTCTTGGGTAGAAAGCAGTGCTTGGGATGGGAGATTAGCTTTAGTTGTTGCTGGTGACAATGCGGTCTATTCTTCTGGAAGTGCTAGACCGACTGGTGGAGCTGGAGCAGTAGCAATGATAGTTGGTCCAGATGCACCTTTGGTAATCGATCGTGGAATAAGATCATCATATATGAAACATGCCTATGATTTTTACAAACCGAATCTAAAATCAGAGTATCCTATTGTCGATGGAAAATTATCTATTGAATGTTATTTCAGTGCTGTGGATAATTGTTATCAAACTTATTGCgagaaagttaaaaaaaagtataaaaagaGTGTTACTATAGATAGTTTTGATGCATTTTTGTTCCATTGTCCATTTTGtaaattagtacaaaaatCATTTGGCAGACTAGCCTTCAATGATTTCTTGAACACACCTAAAGACAAAGTGTCTGAGAAATATCCAGAATTAGTAAAGTTTCACAATCTTAAGCTTGAAGATACTTATTCTGACAAAGATATTGAAAAAGCATTTGTAAGTTTGAGTAAGGCAAACTTTACTCAAAAAACAGaaccttctttatttttagcaaATCAAGTTGGAAACATGTATACACCATCTGTATATTCTGGATTAGCATCCTTACTTATTAATAGACCTATAAAAGAATTAGCAGGTGCTAAAGTAGGAGTATTTTCTTATGGTTCAGGGTTTTGTTCTACTATGTATTctataacaataacaaaagAAGCAGAAGAAGGGTCTAgcttaatgaaaataatctcGTCACTTTCGTACATAAAACCACAATTAAACGCTCGTCAAAAAGTTTCTCCGGTTGACTATACAAAGGTGTTAGAATGGAGAGAACAAAATTGTCATACTGTACCATTCAGCCCTCAAAGTAGCATTGCTGCCTTGTTCCCAGGAACATACTATCTTGAAAAAGTGGATGAAAAATACAGAAGGACTTACAAGAGAGTATGA
- the LOC128879773 gene encoding ras-related protein Rab-43 — MSNRDPDNLMATNDESFDYLFKIVLIGDCGTGKTCVVQRFRSGTFIERHGSTIGVDFSMKTVLIDNKKVKLQIWDTAGQERFRTITQSYYRSANGVIVVYDITKRSTFLSLQHWVEEVRRYTSSHVLLVLVGNKCDLESLREVEKGEADVLCQYLPEVLQVVETSAKENTNIDSVFFYLASELKRRHENRQINANEDEIVKLGTGRKLSSCSGCSYKIF; from the exons ATGTCAAACCGCGATCCGGACAATTTGATGGCCACGAACGATGAGAGCTTCGATTATTTGTTCAAGATCGTACTTATCGGTGATTGTGGAACGGGTAAAACGTGTGTCGTTCAAAGATTTCGATCTGGCACATTTATCGAAAGACACGGAAGCACGATCGGCGTTGATTTTTCCATGAAAACCGTACTGATCGATAACAAGAAGGTCAAG TTGCAAATATGGGATACAGCTGGCCAAGAGAGATTTCGTACAATAACTCAAAGTTATTATAGATCTGCCAATGGTGTTATTGTAG TTTATGATATTACAAAGAGGTCAACCTTTTTAAGTTTACAACATTGGGTTGAAGAAGTAAGAAGGTACACTTCGTCGCATGTATTGTTAGTCTTAGTTG GTAATAAATGTGATTTAGAAAGTTTACGGGAAGTTGAGAAAGGAGAGGCTGATGTTCTTTGTCAGTATCTTCCTGAAGTTTTACAAGTAGTGGAAACATCAGCCAAAGAAAATACCAATATAGATTCAGTATTTTTCTATCTGGCATCTGAGCTCAAA AGACGACACGAGAATCGACAAATAAACGCAAATGAAGATGAAATTGTCAAACTTGGCACAGGAAGAAAATTGTCTTCGTGTTCTGGCTgttcatacaaaatattttaa
- the LOC128879774 gene encoding N-alpha-acetyltransferase 80 isoform X1, with product MVEIVIVFRTKMYSYRKIMTTIDKEYVIVPIHQRQDLIQDCCTLLNSEWPRSESARLKSLSVSCDEFPTCLILIDKNDKVLGHCKISLIPRLRHSCFIQSVIIDYGYRSQGLGSRLLRGAEEYVAKKGIKNVLLITKGQEVFYFKNGYKTCDPFKAYGINDVVYSTAAFTKAKLKEKCTQCSGPPPPPMPNFQVPKFFDLSVIAHRTHMIKNLSS from the exons ATGGTGGAAATCGTAATAGTATTCAGGACCAAAATGTATTCTTACAGAAAAATTATGACAACCATTGACAAGGAATATGTTATAGTACCCATTCATCAACGACAAGATTTGATCCAGGATTGTTGCACATTACTTAATTCTGAATGGCCACGAAGCGAGTCTGCACG GTTAAAATCTCTAAGTGTATCATGCGATGAATTCCCCACTTGTCTCATACTTATTGATAAGAATGACAAAGTTCTTGGtcattgtaaaatatcattaataccCAGATTACGTCATAGTTGTTTCATACAGTCAG TTATAATTGATTATGGATATAGATCTCAAGGACTTGGATCTAGACTGCTGCGTGGGGCAGAAGAATATGTAgcaaaaaaaggaattaaaaatgtattattaataactaaagGCCAAGAagttttttactttaaaaatggATACAAAACGTGTGATCCATTTAAAGCATATGGAATTAATGATGTTGTATATTCTACTGCAGCATTTACTAAAGCAAagcttaaagaaaaatgtacgcAATGTTCTGGCCCACCACCTCCTCCAATGCCAAACTTTCAAGTGCCAAAGTTTTTTGATTTAAGTGTAATAGCTCACAGAACGCatatgataaaaaatttatcatcgtaa